A window of Daucus carota subsp. sativus chromosome 2, DH1 v3.0, whole genome shotgun sequence genomic DNA:
AAAGGCGACAACGATAGTATGAGGGTTTTTACGCAACTGCTGTCTGGTTTTACATCAGGGTGGGCCTGTGGCGTTTGGTTTAGCTTAAACGAACCGAATTCTTGTTTAAATCAAAAAAGTGGTGTacaagtgagaaataaataaattagtattCTTTTCGTTCCAAAATAAGTGTCACTTTGATTTTTCTCTCatattttaagatgtaaaaaaaataaaattttacatattatttttcaaattttctttttttgaataaaagtttaacatctatctttttattcataaaaagaaaatttgaaaaataacgcGTAGATGTGTTTTTTTccaccttaaattacgtgcagAAAGTAAAAGGGAGTAAAATGTTTGCAAAAGAATTAGACTCTGAGAGAATAGCTAGTATTCCgaatttcttaaaagtgcttcttgCTTCTACTCATTCACACAAACGGGTCGAGAAAAGTAGAAGCAAGAAGCAATTTTTACTTTTTGCTAAACAAACCGGGGCAAAAACATATCATAAATTTGCACTTTAGAACATCTCCAACGGGCTCTCTAAACAAActcttaacttcaaatttaaaaaaccaAGACAAAAATGAGAGCTCCCATGGACTCCTagaaactttttaaaaaattaagaactCATCATCTCTCCTTTtaaaaaagggaaaatagatttttttgtcaaccaacttattgtgtatttagaaacttaccattaaattataactttttcctttttgtcactaatgttaggttcggatttttttggtCACTAACGTttggttcggatttgattattaacactatattgtttttaacattattaaaatatagtggtggtctgcaatattatggttaTATGATATGTGTCGACTATATCTCTATATGTAGTACTTGTgccctaggtagtttacctaTGAGAGTTTGACACACAATTTAAGGCTCCGAGgagatttagtttcataaattattttactttttttctgaataaaaatttaactcttgaatctttatacacaaaaagaaaatctcaaaattaagttatgaaactatattttattagaagtgGGAACCTTATAATACGTGCCAAGTAGTGAGaaagaattataaataaatgagatgGATGGAGGgggtaataataacataaatgagtgataaaatcaggaaaaattataattaaacatcgaaaaattcattaaatcatcaatctgaaatcaatgattttaaataatttatcatcTACAATCAATTCTCAAGCAAAATTGAGTtaagtgatactatatttttgtggagtcttacaataatttataaaactaaattttatagGAGACatatatcatatcaccataatattacagaatatcactatattttaataatactaaaagaaataacataatgttaataatcaaatcaaaacctaacgttagtgacaaaaaaaaaatctgaacctaacattagtgacaaaaggAAAAAAAGTTATGGTTCAGTGGTAAGTTTATAAATACACACTAAGTTGAgtggcgaaaaaatctatttttcctttaaaaaattaagagtatatatataataaaacaattaCGACACTTTTCCCATAAAggtttcatataaataatatatttcttcTCTTCAGTTTATggtgatatattttttcaccactatctttttatttattcttttccTCTTGAATTAATACCTTtgaaattattcaattttactCAAAGATGTATTCATCAAAACTAATAacttttaatcagattttaaattctTTCCATATTTCTCTACTCCAACTGAGATGAATGATCCTAATTTTTGGGATATAAAGACTATCTGTTTTAGTGATGGAAGTTTGATGAGACatcatcacttgtgtgtgttgtacaTGACAAGAAGGTGAATTACctttagtattatttttaattaagacACTCAACATTTATTTCTTttgatcatattgatctctAAGTTATTCTTTTTTTCCGAATGAGGTTTATTCTAAAAACTCATAATCCTATCATCACATTCTTGTGAAACTTgcttaaatatatgaaatttgtcTATTTAAAGGTTCCATGATTCATGTTATCTTTAATAGTTTGAAGGAATGTCATTAAGATTCGGTCGATAACCTTGACGATACAAATCAAGACTTCGTAGTGGAATTAATATGAACAAAGGTAGATCATGATGCgattagaaaataaatatactAGAATAACAAGCAGAAATTTTGATCACAAAGAAAAAGTATTATGGAGTAAAAAGATAGTGCACCACAAtcatttttagtttaattgtgCTACATAGGCCACATATTAATTGAGTTTGAAACTttcttaagatttttctttaattgtGGAGTATTGTGTTGATGAGAGAGAAAAATCATGTAAATGGGTTCAATAAGGAACGTTTTTTATGAAACTTTcataagatttttctttaattcagtTCATGGACTACTATTTAAACTCAAAATCCTGTGAGGATTTCCTAAGCAATTTCTGTACTAAGGTGGATGtctttttcttgaatttatAGACTTTCCTCAAGGTTTTGTGATTGTTACTAATGAGTTTCCCAATTAACAgttaattttcattttgttcGTACACATACTTTAAGTGTCAGGTAAATAATTTTCTTGTATCCCTACTTGATCATCATAATTACTGTCAATTTTCACTCACAAAGCATCGGCTCGTGCAGAATTCAATTACATGTACCATATGGGACATAAGAATTATATTTCTTAAGTTCCATATATTATATGGTGTGATGATTTTAGGTAttccaatataattttttaacttaattaaaatatcataaacaaaattatatatattattattattattattcaactAATACAAgactttatttattatattatatatagcatCTACTGCATATGAAATTCATATATGTTTACATATTATAGTTGTTTAGAAGCGCTTGACGAACAGATATGACGATCTCATGTGTCATGGGCTTCTCATAAACACGATCCATACCAGCTTGAAAAGGATCTTCACCGAGAAAGTCTGGATCACAATCTATTCCAACAATCATGGTTTTCACTCCCATTGCACGCAATTCCCTAGTAGCCTGAAATAAATGGTTATTATAATGAACATAATATTTGATGATTATTTGTATTCTTTAACACTTCAATAATCcttaagtgtgtgtgtgtgtcttatAATAACTTGACTAACCTGTATACCATTCATAACTGGCATCGAGAAATCCATAAAAATGACATCAAACTGTCTCCCTGAGCGAACAAGATCTACTGCTTCCCTGCCATTTTCAACAGAACAGGTTTCAAAGTTATGACTTTCACAGTATGCAACATGAACCAGCCTGCAGACGGTATCATCATCAACTACTAGCGCAGATAGATTCCTTTCCTTGGAGCTTATAATCTTTTTAGCCATGTATTCCTcgcttcaaaaaaaaatattaacaactCTTCAGTCTTCATTTCATACAAATCAATTGTTACCAATTAATACATATATAGTACTTTGAAAATCTAAATAATCAGTATCATGTTAGATTTATACAACTACTTTTATCATATTGTTAATAAAAGTGAAATACTCATATACAACACTAAAATTACAATTAGAACAATAATGAATCTACTAATCGGAGAAAGTAGAAATATAATATCGGATCCACAATATTTTCAGTATGAATGCCATAGAATAGTTATACATGTAACTTAATATTAGCTTAGATTTTATAATCATCGATTGGCTACTGTTGGAAGAAGCAGATCATATACCTTTTACACACTACCTTAAAACCAAATATAATGAACAATGACTACGATAATAGACGCACGACCCTTTATATAATCTTATAGATAACATTTAGATTTTTAGAGATGATGATATATTATTGATATAGATATAATATGATCTGTTATGGTTTCATATTGAACGGTTTCATAAATGAAAccgtatatttttttaatattatttggaTACACACTGACGACATAAATATAAGCAGTGAAGACAAGTTTGTGAATTTATTATAATGTTATAAGCTTTTTGTTTAATGAtgaattaagaatatatcaaaaaagggttttgtaatctatttcacaatttaataatttaagtaATAATTACTGTTTGGCCTGGTAAGCGTGTTTGTAATCACgatagtatgatattgtccacGTTGGGCCAAACCCGCAAAGGTCTATTTTTGAAAATCTCCCAAAAGGCTTTATACTAATAAAGTTATCTAGTTGGCTTAAATTCTAGATATATGTCCTCTCACAACTGACGTAGAAAGACTTTAAACAATCTCCCCTTCACATAATGGGCTCGACATTTGCCGAAATTTGCCTGCTAATGTGTGATATAGCTTTTCATAGGCCTATTTTGAAAGCCTACCTGGCCATACGACTCCCTAGGACTATAATAGAAGGTCCACCTACATCATTCTTAAGCCCATCCACCGATGGTTCACCTTCCTCTTCCGAGACCCATTCTGGAGCCCATATGAGTTTGTTATGGATTGATATAACCTAGATCGTGTCGCcacgttttatgatattaaatatatcaaGATCGAACTAGAAATTAAGCTTAATCACTATGATGCAAGCGATTAAAATTCATGTCTTCTGCTGTATACATGTATTCCATTCAAGCGAAGTGTGACCTTCGGTCCTCCCAAAGTTTACATGTCTACTAGTTTCAAAATTCTTGGAACCTTAGTTCTGGTCTGCTTTCTTTTATGAGTACTCCAAAAGTCTTAGTTCATCCAACCTCCATCAGCTAGCAgaatataagaatatatatatatatatatatatatgtgtgtgtgtgtgtgtgtgtgtgtgtgtgtgtgtgtgtgtgtattatacaTGTGCTTGTGTTATTGACTTTAGTATCACtgtacctatgatcaatgagatgtgatcatcagtcacaTAACACACTAGTCTAAATGTATTATCATCGTCTCATAATAACAATTCTTGCTTAGGGATGTTGAGGAATACCAATACTATTCTTATTTTTAACTCCGTTACTTAAAGATATAAAGTTTATATCATAGTCCAAGAATATTTATTAATCTAACATTTACAACACAGTACATAAAGATAATAGAAcaatgttattaataattaaatatctttAATCGAAAAAATATAATTCGGTGTTGTCTCTAGGGTACACAAACTAACAATATCCCACTTGCACTAGAGCTACCAAGATCTAATGAGAATTTGCGTGTAGCTCCTGGTCTTTGACATCAAAAAATAGAGTTATTATCATCCATATATCTTATACCCATGGAATTAGTGTGACATTTGTGCTTCTACTGTGATAAAGACTTAATCATATCTGTATATCTAATCTTTCATTAATTTCTTGAAGAAGGTGATATCTCCTAAGTATATGCTTTGCACGGGAATTGGACCTTGGTTTCTTAGCCTCCGCAATGACTCAATTATTATCACAATAATTATCAGTTAGATCCGTGATCGATGGATCCACGCCAAGTCCCGTTATGATTTTCTGAATCTAAACAGCATCCTTGACTGCTTCACTGGCAGTAATATACTCAGCTTCCATTGTGGAAACAACTATTGTCTTTAGCCTTTTGCTCCTCCAGCTTACAACACCTTTAGGCACAACATAAAACCCGTCTCAGATACTGAATCATCTATGTTTGTTT
This region includes:
- the LOC108207384 gene encoding two-component response regulator 24; protein product: MAKKIISSKERNLSALVVDDDTVCRLVHVAYCESHNFETCSVENGREAVDLVRSGRQFDVIFMDFSMPVMNGIQATRELRAMGVKTMIVGIDCDPDFLGEDPFQAGMDRVYEKPMTHEIVISVRQALLNNYNM